One genomic region from Skermania piniformis encodes:
- a CDS encoding F0F1 ATP synthase subunit gamma, with amino-acid sequence MGAQIRVLRRRIRSAKSLKKITKAQELIATSRISKAQARVQAARPYTDELTQVLSTLAGEAALDHPLLVERANPRRAGVLVVSSDRGLCGGYNANALRTAEELFEKLRSEGKTPVVYAIGRKAVNYYRFRQRALADSWTGFSEQPSYENAVTVADTLVTAFLAGSTDEDESLDTDDGGVDELHIVYTQFISMLNLRAEARRIAPLEVEYEGEAGEPTTEYEFEPGADELFGALLPRYLATRVYSALLESAASESAARRRAMKAATDNADELIKGLTLDANRARQAQITQEISEIVGGVDALAATGSDD; translated from the coding sequence ATGGGTGCACAGATTCGGGTACTGCGTCGAAGGATTCGTTCGGCCAAGTCGCTGAAGAAGATCACCAAGGCGCAAGAGCTGATCGCTACCTCACGGATCTCCAAGGCGCAGGCGCGGGTGCAGGCCGCTCGGCCCTACACCGACGAGTTGACCCAGGTGCTCAGCACGTTGGCCGGTGAAGCGGCGTTGGATCATCCGCTGCTGGTCGAGCGGGCGAATCCGCGGCGGGCGGGCGTGCTGGTCGTGTCCTCGGACCGTGGTTTGTGCGGTGGCTACAACGCGAACGCATTGCGGACGGCGGAGGAGCTGTTCGAGAAGCTGCGCAGCGAAGGCAAAACGCCGGTGGTGTACGCGATCGGTCGGAAGGCCGTGAACTACTACCGGTTCCGCCAGCGGGCGTTGGCGGATTCCTGGACCGGGTTCTCCGAGCAGCCCAGCTACGAGAATGCAGTGACCGTGGCCGACACCTTGGTGACCGCGTTCCTGGCCGGTTCGACCGACGAGGACGAGTCGCTCGACACGGACGACGGCGGTGTGGACGAGCTGCACATCGTCTACACCCAGTTCATCTCGATGCTGAACCTGCGGGCGGAGGCGCGCCGAATCGCTCCGCTCGAGGTCGAGTACGAGGGGGAAGCGGGCGAGCCGACCACCGAGTACGAGTTCGAACCCGGCGCGGACGAGCTGTTCGGCGCATTGTTGCCGAGATATCTCGCCACCCGGGTGTACTCCGCGCTGCTCGAGTCGGCAGCGTCGGAGTCGGCCGCGCGTCGGCGGGCCATGAAAGCGGCCACCGACAACGCGGACGAACTGATCAAGGGCCTCACCCTCGACGCCAACCGCGCGCGACAGGCCCAGATCACGCAGGAAATCAGTGAAATCGTCGGTGGCGTTGACGCGCTCGCCGCTACAGGAAGTGACGACTGA
- the atpD gene encoding F0F1 ATP synthase subunit beta: MTAPTQTDGRSAGSASAGRVVRVTGPVVDVEFPRDGIPELFNALHADITFPEMKKTLTLEVAQHLGDNLVRTISMQPTDGLVRGVSVTDTGSAISVPVGDGVKGHVFDALGECLDEPGYGKDFPHWSIHRNPPAFDELEGRTEMLETGLKVVDLLTPYVRGGKIGLFGGAGVGKTVLIQEMINRIARNFAGTSVFAGVGERTREGNDLWVELADANVLKDTALVFGQMDEPPGTRMRVALSALTMAEYFRDEQKQDVLLFIDNIFRFTQAGSEVSTLLGRMPSAVGYQPTLADEMGELQERITSTKGRSITSMQAIYVPADDYTDPAPATTFAHLDATTELSRAVFSKGIFPAVDPLASSSTILLPGIVGDEHYRVAQEVIRILQRYQDLQDIIAILGIDELSEEDKQLVGRARRVERFLSQNMFAAEQFTGQAGSNVPLKENIDAFDRLCKGEFDHVPEQAFFMIGGLDDLAKKAETLGAKL; the protein is encoded by the coding sequence ATGACCGCCCCCACTCAGACAGATGGTCGCTCCGCAGGCTCCGCTTCAGCCGGTCGCGTCGTCCGGGTCACCGGCCCGGTCGTCGACGTCGAGTTCCCACGCGACGGCATTCCCGAGCTCTTCAACGCACTGCATGCCGATATCACCTTCCCGGAGATGAAGAAGACGCTGACGCTGGAGGTCGCCCAGCACCTCGGCGACAACCTGGTCCGGACGATCTCGATGCAGCCGACCGACGGTTTGGTCCGCGGCGTGTCGGTGACCGACACCGGCTCGGCCATCTCGGTTCCGGTCGGTGACGGCGTCAAGGGACATGTGTTCGACGCACTCGGCGAGTGCCTCGACGAACCGGGCTACGGGAAGGACTTCCCGCACTGGTCGATCCATCGCAATCCGCCCGCTTTCGACGAGCTCGAAGGCCGTACGGAGATGCTGGAAACCGGCCTGAAGGTCGTGGACCTGCTGACGCCATATGTCCGTGGCGGCAAGATCGGTCTGTTCGGTGGCGCCGGGGTGGGCAAGACGGTGCTCATCCAGGAGATGATCAACCGCATCGCGCGCAACTTTGCCGGCACGTCGGTGTTCGCCGGCGTGGGTGAGCGGACCCGCGAAGGCAATGATCTCTGGGTCGAGCTCGCCGATGCGAACGTCCTCAAGGACACCGCGCTGGTGTTCGGTCAGATGGACGAGCCGCCGGGCACCCGCATGCGGGTCGCCTTGTCCGCACTCACCATGGCCGAATACTTCCGCGATGAGCAGAAGCAGGACGTGCTGCTGTTCATCGACAACATCTTCCGGTTCACCCAGGCCGGTTCGGAGGTGTCGACGCTGCTCGGTCGGATGCCCTCGGCGGTGGGGTACCAGCCGACCCTGGCCGACGAGATGGGTGAGCTGCAGGAGCGGATCACCTCGACGAAGGGCCGCTCGATCACGTCGATGCAGGCGATCTACGTGCCTGCCGACGACTACACCGACCCGGCTCCGGCGACGACGTTCGCGCATCTCGATGCGACCACCGAGCTGTCCCGCGCGGTGTTCTCGAAAGGCATCTTCCCCGCGGTCGACCCGTTGGCTTCGTCGTCGACGATCCTGTTGCCGGGCATCGTCGGCGACGAGCACTACCGTGTCGCGCAGGAAGTCATCCGGATCCTGCAGCGTTATCAAGATTTGCAGGACATCATCGCGATTCTCGGTATCGACGAGCTGTCCGAGGAGGACAAGCAACTGGTCGGCCGGGCCCGGCGAGTCGAGCGCTTCCTGTCGCAGAACATGTTCGCGGCCGAGCAGTTCACCGGTCAGGCCGGCTCCAATGTGCCGCTGAAGGAAAACATCGATGCCTTCGACCGGCTCTGCAAGGGTGAGTTCGATCACGTTCCGGAGCAGGCGTTCTTTATGATCGGCGGACTGGACGATCTGGCGAAGAAGGCCGAAACCCTGGGGGCGAAGCTCTGA
- a CDS encoding F0F1 ATP synthase subunit epsilon translates to MAEMTVELVAVERRVWSGEATFVFARTTVGEIGILPHHIPLMAQLVADAPVRIDTADGEELIFAVDGGFLAIAENGVTILAEAAEAAADIDAEQAERDAASDDERVSARGRARLRALGRSG, encoded by the coding sequence ATGGCGGAGATGACGGTCGAGTTGGTGGCCGTCGAGCGGCGGGTGTGGTCGGGGGAGGCGACGTTCGTTTTCGCTCGGACCACGGTCGGTGAGATCGGGATCTTGCCGCACCACATTCCGCTGATGGCTCAGCTCGTCGCCGATGCTCCGGTGCGCATCGACACGGCGGACGGTGAGGAGCTGATCTTCGCGGTGGACGGTGGTTTCCTGGCGATCGCCGAGAACGGTGTGACGATCCTCGCCGAAGCGGCGGAAGCGGCAGCCGATATCGACGCCGAACAGGCCGAGCGCGACGCCGCGTCGGACGACGAACGGGTGAGTGCGCGCGGTCGGGCACGGCTGCGCGCACTCGGCCGATCCGGCTAG